The following are from one region of the Coffea eugenioides isolate CCC68of chromosome 2, Ceug_1.0, whole genome shotgun sequence genome:
- the LOC113760857 gene encoding alpha-L-fucosidase 1-like, producing MANPFNYDHYCFSCTVLSLLISLHAAATIASQVQANSATTPPLPILPLPSYSQLKWQQREIIMFFHFGVNTFTDSEWGTGQENPAIFNPTVLDAAQWVDTAVQAGVSLVILTAKHHDGFCLWPSKYTDHSVISSPWRNGKGDVVQELVNAANPRGVDVGLYLSPWDRHDPRYGKNKEYNEYYLAQLQELLRKYGSVKEIWFDGAKGSNAPNMTYDFGDWFSLVRELQSSINIFSDAGPDVRWVGNEQGFAGSTCWSTINRTALSIGNASIVGYLNTGDPKGTDWLPPECDVSIRTGWFWHKSQSPKPLHQLLQIYYNSVGRNCVLLLNVPPNPTGLISESDILRLREFREAVDTVFSSNLAENCSVTASSQRGGKGGGFGPENVVDGDHLWTYWAPSDDDDDKEHHWIEFRASDGPLRFNVVRIQEAIGLGQRIRQHEVYADGKRIASGTTVGHKRLHRLEKGVVHALSVKIKITGSRATPLLSSVGLHFDPFWHPNPNGKPPSKFVH from the exons ATGGCTAACCCTTTTAACTACGACCACTACTGCTTTTCTTGCACGGTCTTATCACTGCTCATTTCGCTGCATGCGGCGGCTACCATTGCGAGCCAAGTGCAGGCGAATAGCGCAACAACTCCACCTCTTCCCATCCTTCCGCTGCCTTCCTATTCTCAACTGAAATGGCAGCAGAGAGAAATCATCATGTTTTTCCACTTTGGAGTCAACACATTCACGGACTCCGAGTGGGGCACCGGGCAAGAAAACCCGGCCATCTTCAATCCAACAGTCCTAGACGCCGCCCAGTGGGTTGATACGGCCGTTCAAGCTGGCGTTTCTCTGGTCATACTTACTGCTAAACATCACGATGGCTTTTGCTTATGGCCCTCTAAATACACCGATCATTCCGTCATCAGCAGCCCTTGGCGAAATGGCAAGGGGGACGTCGTTCAAGAGCTTGTCAATGCAGCCAACCCTCGCGGGGTGGACGTCGGATTGTACCTTTCTCCGTGGGATCGTCATGATCCAAGATACGGCAAGAATAAGGAGTACAACGAATACTACCTGGCTCAGCTACAAGAATTACTACGCAA ATACGGAAGTGTGAAGGAAATATGGTTTGACGGAGCCAAGGGTTCCAATGCACCAAACATGACGTATGATTTCGGCGACTGGTTTTCATTGGTGAGGGAACTGCAGAGCTCCATCAACATATTCTCGGATGCTGGTCCGGACGTCAGGTGGGTCGGAAATGAGCAAGGGTTCGCCGGAAGCACATGCTGGTCCACCATTAATCGAACTGCCTTATCAATTGGCAATGCTAGTATCGTCGG TTATCTCAACACCGGCGATCCCAAAGGCACCGACTGGCTACCTCCCGAGTGCGACGTCTCAATTCGAACCGGGTGGTTTTGGCATAAATCCCAATCCCCCAAGCCACTCCACCAACTCCTTCAAATTTACTACAATTCCGTCGGAAGAAATTGCGTCTTACTCCTTAACGTGCCCCCTAATCCCACAGGCCTCATTTCCGAAAGCGACATCCTGAGGCTCAGAGAATTTAGAGAAGCAGTTGACACCGTATTCTCCTCCAATCTGGCTGAAAATTGTTCCGTTACTGCCAGCAGCCAACGAGGAGGTAAAGGAGGCGGTTTTGGCCCAGAAAACGTCGTGGACGGGGACCACCTGTGGACGTACTGGGCCCCCAGTGACGACGACGACGACAAAGAACATCACTGGATAGAATTCAGAGCCTCCGACGGACCGCTGAGATTCAATGTGGTTAGGATTCAGGAAGCGATCGGGTTGGGGCAGAGGATCCGACAGCACGAAGTGTACGCGGATGGGAAGAGGATTGCCAGCGGAACGACGGTGGGCCACAAGAGGCTGCACAGGCTGGAAAAGGGTGTGGTGCACGCTCTCAGCGTAAAGATAAAAATCACGGGATCACGGGCAACACCCTTGCTATCCTCTGTGGGTCTGCATTTCGATCCCTTTTGGCACCCAAATCCAAATGGCAAGCCTCCATCCAAATTCGTCCATTAG
- the LOC113763138 gene encoding 3-ketoacyl-CoA synthase 5-like: MELMKFVVLLVLSCMEMLFLFQEWGTLFHFIALCCLLLFCSSQVYPSSHSPVYLVDFSCLKPPSFCRVPFSTYLEHAQMFDFLDHQSRAFMAKILIQSGQGERTYLPPALHYIPPRSSHQDATGEVHMALFPIFDDLLSKTRLSPRDIDVLIVNCSGFCPAPSLSSIIINKYRMREDIKSFNVSGMGCSASALAIDMAQSVLKTHKNWNAVILSTEILSTGWYPGKERHMIVLNCLFRMGGAAILLTNRREAKRASKYKLLLSQRTQRAFDDKGYYSAIREEDSRGHTGVTLRRDLLHVAGETLRSNISILGARILPYTEQIWYAVSVFRKKFMDKATEIYVPNFKTVIQHFCLPTSGKPVIGEIGKGLKLGERDMEPALMTLHRFGNQSSSSLWYELAYMEAKGRVKKGDRVWQLGMGSGPKCSSLVWECIRPMSSDAEIGPWADSLEGHPISAANERHTGGQNSANKSR, translated from the coding sequence ATGGAGTTGATGAAATTTGTTGTTCTTCTCGTCTTGTCCTGCATGGAAATGCTGTTTCTCTTTCAAGAGTGGGGAACACTATTCCACTTCATTGCTCTTTGTTGTCTCCTTCTGTTCTGCAGTTCCCAAGTTTATCCTTCAAGCCATTCACCAGTATACCTAGTGGATTTCTCATGTTTGAAGCCACCAAGTTTCTGCAGGGTACCTTTCTCCACCTACCTCGAGCATGCTCAAATGTTTGACTTTTTGGACCATCAAAGCAGAGCTTTCATGGCTAAAATCTTGATTCAATCAGGACAGGGTGAACGAACCTATCTTCCCCCAGCTTTACACTACATCCCACCCAGATCAAGCCATCAAGATGCCACTGGAGAAGTACACATGGCACTCTTCCCAATCTTTGATGACCTCTTGTCCAAAACCAGACTCTCTCCACGAGATATAGACGTATTAATTGTCAACTGCAGCGGCTTTTGCCCTGCTCCATCTCTCTCATCCATCATTATCAACAAGTATCGCATGAGAGAAGATATTAAGAGCTTCAATGTTTCTGGTATGGGCTGCAGTGCAAGTGCATTAGCTATTGACATGGCTCAAAGCGTTCTCAAAACTCACAAGAATTGGAATGCTGTTATTCTCAGCACCGAGATTCTGTCAACCGGGTGGTACCCCGGAAAAGAAAGACACATGATAGTCCTAAATTGCCTCTTCCGCATGGGAGGTGCTGCAATCTTGTTGACCAACAGAAGAGAAGCCAAAAGGGCATCCAAATATAAGCTGCTCTTGAGCCAAAGAACTCAAAGAGCCTTTGATGACAAGGGTTATTATTCCGCCATCCGCGAAGAGGACTCCAGAGGACATACTGGGGTTACGCTGAGGAGGGATTTACTGCATGTGGCCGGAGAAACTTTACGGTCCAACATTTCGATTCTTGGTGCAAGAATATTGCCTTATACGGAACAAATTTGGTATGCAGTCTCAGTCTTTCGGAAGAAGTTTATGGACAAGGCCACAGAGATTTACGTGCCTAATTTCAAAACAGTGATACAACATTTCTGCTTGCCAACTTCTGGGAAGCCGGTTATCGGAGAGATCGGAAAAGGTCTGAAACTTGGAGAAAGGGATATGGAGCCTGCTTTGATGACATTGCATAGGTTTGGGAATcaatcttcttcttcattgtgGTATGAGTTGGCCTACATGGAAGCCAAGGGAAGGGTGAAGAAAGGTGACAGAGTGTGGCAGCTTGGAATGGGAAGTGGGCCTAAATGCAGCAGTCTGGTCTGGGAGTGCATCAGGCCCATGTCATCCGATGCCGAAATAGGCCCATGGGCTGACAGCCTTGAAGGCCATCCTATCTCGGCTGCCAACGAACGTCATACTGGTGGTCAGAATTCAGCAAATAAAAGTCGGTAG
- the LOC113761202 gene encoding subtilisin-like protease SBT1.3 codes for MVAFLGKRLLLFVSSYLAFSFLTCTSNKTSTTTTYIVQIDKWAKPALFVDHVRWYSSIVKSVTSKPSKVDDSEDEDRIIYTYHTAFHGIAARLNQEEVERLQEKHGVMAVFPETVYHLHTTRSPLFLGLENRYGTSVWSDRLSQSDVIVGVLDTGIWPESPSFNDTEMGPVPGHWKGKCEIGRAFDRHHCNRKIIGARVFYRGYEAASGKINERDEYKSPRDQDGHGTHTAATVAGSAVHGANLFGYAYGTAQGMAPGARIVPYKVCWTGGCFSSDILSAVDQAVADGVNVLSISLGGGVASYYRDSLAVAAFGAMEKGVFISCSAGNGGPDPVSLTNVSPWITTVGASTMDRDFPAIVKLGTGEILTGTSLYRGRRTLSTQKQYPIIYPGSNSSSPTPSSLCLEGTLDSHAVAGKIVICDRGISPRVQKGQVVKDAGGVGMILSNTAVNGEELVADSHLLPAVAVGETTGKLIKHYVSRDRKASATLLFLGTKVGIKPSPVVAAFSSRGPNFLSLEILKPDVVAPGVNILAAWTGDTGPSSLPTDPRRTRFNILSGTSMSCPHVSGIAALLKARHPDWSPAAIKSALMTTAYVHDNTFHPLKDASTGVPSTPYDHGAGHINPSKALDPGLIYDIGAQDYFEFLCAQGLTPSQLTAFAKFSNRKCLQHFANPGDLNYPAISPVFPENTKVSVLTLRRTVTNVGPPNSNYHVAVSPFRGALVEVDPRTLNFTGVHQKLSYKVTFKTRSRQTAPEFGHLTWKSKEHKVRSPIVITWLPPL; via the coding sequence ATGGTTGCATTTTTAGGCAAACGGTTGCTCCTCTTTGTATCAAGCTATCTTGCTTTCAGCTTTTTAACATGCACCAGCAACAAAACTTCCACCACAACAACATACATAGTGCAAATCGATAAATGGGCAAAACCAGCACTGTTTGTCGACCATGTGCGGTGGTACTCATCCATAGTAAAATCTGTAACTTCCAAACCAAGCAAAGTAGATGATTCAGAAGATGAAGATAGGATAATTTACACTTACCATACTGCTTTTCATGGCATTGCTGCTCGGCTCAACCAGGAGGAAGTGGAGAGACTGCAGGAAAAGCATGGTGTGATGGCTGTTTTTCCTGAGACTGTATACCATCTCCACACCACCAGAAGTCCCCTGTTCCTTGGGCTCGAAAACAGATATGGTACAAGTGTCTGGTCTGATAGACTGTCACAAAGTGATGTCATTGTGGGAGTGCTAGACACCGGGATATGGCCAGAGAGCCCAAGCTTCAATGACACAGAAATGGGACCAGTACCAGGTCActggaaaggaaaatgtgagaTAGGCCGTGCTTTTGACAGGCATCATTGCAACAGAAAGATAATCGGCGCTAGAGTGTTCTACCGCGGCTATGAGGCAGCTTCAGGCAAGATCAATGAACGAGATGAGTACAAGTCCCCAAGGGATCAAGATGGCCACGGCACTCATACTGCTGCAACAGTTGCAGGCTCAGCTGTTCACGGTGCAAATCTTTTCGGCTATGCTTATGGCACTGCACAAGGGATGGCCCCTGGTGCGAGGATTGTTCCTTATAAAGTTTGCTGGACTGGAGGGTGCTTTAGCTCAGACATTCTTTCTGCAGTTGATCAAGCCGTGGCTGATGGAGTAAATGTTCTATCCATCTCTTTGGGAGGAGGAGTTGCATCTTATTACCGTGACAGTTTGGCAGTAGCAGCATTCGGTGCTATGGAGAAGGGAGTTTTTATTTCGTGCTCAGCTGGAaatggagggcctgatccggttAGCCTTACCAATGTATCACCATGGATCACCACAGTTGGAGCTAGCACAATGGACAGAGACTTTCCAGCCATTGTCAAGCTCGGGACAGGTGAAATCTTAACTGGAACTTCACTTTATAGAGGCAGAAGAACTCTGTCTACACAGAAGCAATACCCTATAATTTACCCAGGAAGTAATTCGAGCAGCCCCACACCTAGCTCACTGTGCCTAGAAGGAACTTTGGACAGCCATGCTGTTGCTGGAAAAATTGTAATATGCGACCGGGGCATAAGTCCTCGAGTTCAGAAGGGTCAAGTGGTGAAAGATGCCGGAGGAGTTGGCATGATTCTGTCTAATACTGCCGTTAACGGAGAGGAGCTGGTTGCAGATAGTCACCTTCTCCCTGCAGTCGCAGTTGGTGAGACGACAGGTAAACTGATTAAACATTATGTTTCAAGGGATCGAAAGGCTAGTGCAACTTTACTATTTCTTGGGACCAAGGTAGGGATCAAACCCTCGCCAGTGGTGGCTGCTTTTTCATCCAGAGGACCAAATTTCCTCTCACTGGAGATCCTGAAGCCAGATGTGGTGGCACCAGGAGTGAATATCCTTGCAGCATGGACAGGTGATACAGGTCCATCAAGTTTGCCAACTGATCCTAGAAGAACAAGGTTCAATATATTGTCTGGAACTTCCATGTCATGTCCACATGTGAGTGGGATTGCCGCACTGCTGAAGGCCAGGCACCCTGACTGGAGTCCAGCTGCAATCAAATCAGCACTCATGACAACGGCTTATGTCCACGACAATACCTTTCATCCCCTGAAAGATGCCTCCACAGGTGTGCCCTCCACCCCTTATGACCACGGTGCAGGTCATATAAACCCATCGAAAGCCCTTGATCCAGGCTTGATCTACGACATAGGGGCACAGGATTACTTTGAGTTTTTGTGTGCACAGGGTTTGACTCCTTCCCAGCTGACAGCTTTCGCTAAGTTCTCCAACAGAAAGTGCCTTCAACATTTTGCCAATCCTGGTGACCTAAACTACCCAGCTATTTCGCCTGTTTTCCCAGAAAACACGAAGGTTTCAGTTCTAACCCTCCGTAGAACAGTCACCAATGTTGGTCCTCCCAACTCAAATTACCATGTTGCAGTTTCACCATTCAGGGGTGCTCTTGTAGAGGTCGATCCAAGAACGCTAAATTTTACCGGAGTACACCAGAAATTATCTTACAAGGTTACGTTTAAAACAAGATCTCGGCAAACAGCACCAGAATTTGGGCACTTGacatggaaaagtaaggaacaCAAGGTAAGAAGCCCGATTGTAATCACATGGCTGCCTCCACTATAA